The Glycine max cultivar Williams 82 chromosome 3, Glycine_max_v4.0, whole genome shotgun sequence sequence TGGGTGTACACGAGTCGCATTGGCTTTTAGATACGTTCTAAAATAagttgtaaatataaatattttaattataatttaataaattgtctaaattttctgttaataaaatttatggataaaatatatttgtggttcctataaaatttaaaaaatattaattttttcatcataAAATTTTTGTACTAACTTctgtgaaaataaatataatattttgagtTTTCAATAGTGATAACTCTGTTAAACGATTGTCTAACATGACTGACggacttaattattttatctctattcttttttctcttcttaccTTTTCAAGCACACTTATAAAACATCACAAACCTTTGTTGTTTTATCTTTCTGCCTAATCACATCCAAAAGTATGAAAAAATCACCTAGGAAGTGACATAAAATTGAACCCTAGAAGGGGGAAGGTCTTGCTCTTGTAGTTTATGTAGGGATACAATCATTTTAGGGGTTTTTAACTGTTACAAATGGTTTAATTCATTAGTAATCAAATTACAAGTCAGTTCTTTAGTTACATCAAATCATGTCTAACAAAAATagcattaaaaattaataaaaatatattttatttttatagaaatgaaatcaatacaaaaaaattataagaatgaaattaatatttttcaaaatttataggAACCTCAAGCATATTTTacccaaaatttataaaaaaaaaaattgacaacttttgatttatttagttATGGTTGATTCAGCTTAGATTTAGGCTACGCCATCAAAGTTGCAGTCCAAAAGAAATTTAGCTCAACCTAATCAGGTTTTAAACTTCGGCATGGACCCGACTGGTCTAGGCGTCTAGAATTACCACTGCTATTGAAGATTTAAGATTTGAGttttattgcattttattttgCATCTTCATTGATTTCTAAGAGCAGCAAATTCTAGAGCTCTAAAGTCTGACCATATAGTATAACAGAAAATTTTAAGATGTAAATgctaaaattaactttatacaTTCATCAACAGTATTTTAATAAAGTGTCATACACTCAATATGTCATAAAAAGATAGTGTAATATTTTACGTATTTGAAATTGTTGCCACTATTTCattcttttactattttcttttgtaatgtTGTTGTAGGTTTTATGGAATCTAAAAATCCTCAATCTTAGTCACTCCAAGGACTTGACAGAAACCCCCGACTTTTCAACACTACCAAGTCTGGAAAAGCTCATTCTCAAAGATTGTCCGAGTTTGTGCAAGGTACACCAATCCATTGGAAAACTCAACAATCTTCTTTTGATAAATTTGAAGGACTGTACAAGCCTAAGCAATCTCCCCAAAGAGATATATAAGTTGAAATCCTTGAAAACTCTCATCTTATCTGGTTGTTCGAAGATTAACATATTGGAAAATGATATAGTGCAGATGGAATCCTTGATAACTCTAATTGCTGAAAATACTGCTATGAAACAAGTGCCCTTTTCATTTGTAATCTCAAAAAGCATCGGATATATATCCCTATGTGGATTTGAAGGATTTTCACACAGTGTTTTTCCTTCTGTCATTCGGTATTGGATGTCACCAACAATGAATCCCATATCTTATATTTGTTCGTTTCCTGGAAAATTATCATCTCTAAACTCCGCAATTATGCAGGATAATGATTTGGGTGATCTAGCACCTATGCTTAGCAACCTTTCGAACCTTCGAAGTGTTATGGTGCAATGTCATACTAAGTTTCAACTATCTGAACAATTAGAAACAATTTTGAGTGATGTATACGGTgtaaattatactaaaatagaGATGACatcacaaatttcaaaatattcctCCAAGTATTATTTGAATGGCATTGGAAATTGCGAAGTCTTGGATACTCTCTCCAACAGCATATCTGAGGTTCCTTTCTTCGTCTTTATCTACATACATACCTTCACtactcattttaattattgaattataagtTGAAAACCCTTTATGACGTAAACAAAAATGCATCCTAATGATGTTGATTTATATACACAACAAAACTATTGaccaaatttgtttgaattaattatcataGCTATTTCTGTTAATTTATGCAGTATGTTGATATTTGGTTAAAAATGTCCATTTTGtaatttgaaatgataaaataatgattGTAGGAGTCCATTTGAATAGCTACAGTTACATAAATAACTAAGGTTTGCTCATGCTACAGGGAATGGCAACTAGTGAGTCTTGTGATGTTTTTCTCCCAGGTGACAATTATCCTGATTGGTTGGCCTATATGGATGAGGGATATTCAGTGTATTTCACTGTGCCTGATTATTGTGGTATGAAGGGAATGACATTGTGTGTTGTTTATATATCAACCCCTGAAATCATGGCAACGGAAAGCCTTGTTAGTGTCTTAATTGTTAATTACACAAAGTGCACCATCCAGATACACAAGCGAGACACTGTAATTTCATTTAATGATGTAGATTGGCAGGGCATAATATCACATTTGGGACCTGGAGACAAGGTGgagatttttgttatttttgggaATGGATTGGTGATCAAGAAGACATCTGTCTATCTAATGTGTGATGAATCAATTAACAGGGAAACAGAGCCTTCTCTTGAgccaaagaaagaaataaagaactATGCCTTTGTAATATTCgtaaataaaattctaattgtAGTAGCATTtgggctttttctttttttatttatatataggtCTGTCGTATTTCCACGCAGAGAAGAATTGTAACATTGCTGAAAACTGTTAAGAGTCGTGTGAAGTTTCTGAgaaaaattttgtttcaaaCTTCAAAGAACTAAACGATAACTTTGTGTAGCCAAGTGTCCCTTGCTCGGGTGAGCCTATCACtactcatttttttatgatatcaaAGCCGGCAAtgtgtaaataaatatttcacttTAGAGATTATGATggaatttataatttgtaatggCATTGAAATGGCACTTATAAATCATTTGAATATCATTATTAGTAAGTACTTAAGTAACTAAGCTTTTGTTCATGTTGAATGGATTGACTACCAAAGATGATTTTCTCCTTCTGGGTGACAGTTATCCATTGTTTAGTCCGTGCGAACATTCATTGATACTTTGCTAGAGAAATTGTTTGCACTTTTACAAAGACAAATGTCATTGGTAGAACTTCAAGCAAtagcaaaataattatttgtgaaaGCTTTAGTTTGAGACactagtaatatatatatatattaaaccatAGGATTTTACATTgattctcaaataaaaaaaaggataatctTGCTTTTTATCTAGTTTGAATTAATCTGTATGTTGTTCAACTATTtgataattaacataattagctgttttttcaattgaatttttgaatttgtatttgtttttaatggACTTAATTCCCTTTAAAAAACAGGGACCTAATCAAGTAGAcgtttaattaagattttactatgtcaacttttttatattcaaaattttagtcccacaatttttttattgaaaatttctaATCTTTCGTTAAtttttcatcatcatttttaatttctctagaTTCTTTCTTTTCCATCATTTTGacatgtatgaaaaaaaaaattctgaaattTCAGTTTTTACGAAATTTTCAAatcgattattttttatatatcgaAATGGACGATTCCATCGTTTATAATTGAAAAGAATGTTTATGAGAGGTTTTTTAACAAACCCTCATTTATATTTCTTCTCAtcaattttgtataaattattctcttttttcaaaaaaagagaaggaaaaccCTCTTTCTttcgtttatttttattactcaaaattaatctcaaatataaaataaaataaagtgactaaaaatgaataaaataagaattgatattaagcaataaaaataaatgtgtaaaatttattatttattagaagttagatacgcaaaaatgaaaatttaaaacaggtccttgattttttttagttaggtccttaaattcatatttgtttaattagctTCTTGTTGAGACTTGAGACACACTTCATCCACTTTagggaaaaatattatttcaaaacatatcattttaaaaaattaatgttatattaatttttttaaagactatCTTTAATCAATACTGAGTTAAAGTAGTGTAACAGAAGGGTAAATGAACTATTAATTAGAGAGATAAAAagtatatgaaaaaattatccattatttttttttaaatttaaaaaattaattgcatTCCTTAATATTTTATGGCAAAACCTTAAATATCATATGGAACAgagaaagtaatttaaaaataaatagatgtttaaaaactcaattaagattattttttattccattaaaaccttttaaaaatgatcaaataataatttggaGACCGGATATTAAGTAAACCTTTACTTTATTAAAAGACTAAAGTAAAAAATGGTTCTGCCCTTCTGGCCCGGTCTTACACGCGTTTGGACGACTATAGAATAATATTTAAGATGAATAACCAAATTCATCTCTAAGATTATGATGGGTCATAAATTTGTAtactgaaagatgaaaaatacataattaatctatgtaaaaaatataataaattaatgttgaTGGTTAAATTTGTAACATTATTTTATCaagttataatatttatcaataatttgataataaattatttttttttaaaactaattagtcattaagttataaaatttagtcaattttttattaaattatgtacaaaattaatttatcatatttttttatatatttagagacctaatttaatttttttatctttcatacaCTACTATATCAAACCTTACATCTCACTaaaagaattcattttaaattcttaaatcattttttataggtTACTTGATATCGCATAAAATTTAagaactttatattttatttattgttctaATGATAAAAATCCAATTTGAGATTCTTAGTTTTTAACAAAAGTAATGCGATCCTCTTTTCACTCCCATgacattaaaaacaatatttttaaataaaaagagttattgagatttttttcCTACCTAACTGAtatgaaaaactcttaatcaaagaataataataaatccaGCGGAtgtaaattattgaaataaccCCCTTTTAAAGATGAGGTGAGTTTATATAATAAGTTGTATTATTTGAATATCATCTCTCTGTATTTTGTATTACAGTAGCTTCTCTCTTTTCACAGTTGACCTCATCTACTTCGATGGAATTCGCGTCTTCTTCATCATCCTTCCCAAAATCCAAATCCCGATGGACATACGATGTGTTCATCAATTTTAGCGGAGAAGATCTCCGTAAGAATTTCATTTCTCATCTCTCTTATGCCCTTTCAAAAGCTGGAATCAACACTGTCCTTGACGGCCAACAAATGGAGCTGGAAGAACTAATGAAACCAGAAAAGTCTCAGATCTCAATAGTTGTTTTCTCCAAAAGTTATACTGAATCTACTTGGTGTCTTGATGAGCTTGCAAAAATCATTGAAATCCATGAAACTTATGGCCAAAGAGTTGTGGTCGTATTTTACGAAATTGACCCATCCCATGTACGTGATCAGAAGGGAGATTTTGGAAAAGGGTTGAAAGCAGCTGCACGAAAAAGATTTTCAGAAGAACATCTGGAATCTGGGTTGTCGAGGTGGAGCCAAGCACTCACTAAAGCTGCAAATTTCTCTGGTTTGGATTTGAAGAATTGCAGGTAATCAATCAATACTTCATAGTTTCTTGCTTCTTTTACTTGAGATTGAATGAAAGCATATTTTAAGCTAACGATTTGTTCTTGGTAATACATGACAATTCTTCCTGTTTTATCACTATTATTGAAACTTGAAGGGATGAAGCTGAACTGGTGAAACAAATTGTTAACGATGTTCTTAATAAACTGGAATATGAAGTCCGGTCTGTTACCAAATTTCCTGTTGGATTAGAATCCCGTGTGCAAGAAGTGATtagatttattgaaaatcaatCAACCAAAGTTTGTATCATAGGGATATGGGGAATGGGAGGAGTGGGTAAAACTACCACAGCCAAAGCCATCTACAGTCAAATTCATCGTAGATTCATGGATAAAAGTTTCATCGAAAGTATTAGATCAGTTTGTGAAACAGATAGTAAAGGACATGTTCATTTACAAGAACAACTGCTCTCCGATGTCCTAAACACAAAGGTCAAGATACATAGCATTGGGATGGGAACAACTATAATAGAGAAAAGACTTTCAGGAAAAAGGGTGCTCATTGTACTTGATGATGTGAATGAGATTGGCCAATTAGAAGATTTATGTGGAAATTGTGAATGGTTCGGTCAAGGATCTGTAATAATCATTACAACAAGAGATGTAGGCCTACTGAACCTATTTAAAGTTGATTATGTTTATAAAATGGAGGAAATGGACGAAAACGAGTCTCTTGAGCTTTTTTGTTTGCACGCTTTTGGAGAACCAAATCCAAGAGAAGACTTCAATGAACTTGCAAGAAATGTAGTTGCTTATTGTGGAGGACTACCACTAGCTCTTAAAGTCCTTGGATCTAACTTACGTGGTAGGAGTAATGAAGAATGGGAAAGTGTGTTGTCAAAACTAAAGCAAATTCCCAATAATGAAGttcaagaaatattaaaaataagctTTGATGGTTTACGTGATCACATGGAAAAGGATATATTTTTTGATGTATGTTGTTTCTTTATTGGTAAAGACATAGCCTATGTTACAGATATACTAAACGGCTGTGGACTACATGCTGATATTGGAATACCTGTTCTTATAGAGCGTAGCctcataaaaattgaaaagaacaaCAAACTTGGAATGCATCCTTTGCTTCAACAAATGGGAAGAGAGATAATTCGTGGAAGTTCAATAAAGGAACCTTTTATTGAACCTGGGAAGCAAAGTCGATTGTGGTTTCATGAGGATGTACTTGATGTATTGATAAAGAATACTGTAAGAACATTTTTTTGTATACGGTTTTGGAATTACTGTTCAAAAGCTTGCCTTTTCATGTGCAATACATGCGCAGTAAGGCAAGGTTTTGAGTATCACTTTCCAGTGAGCTAACAATAGagatttctcaatttttttatcacaggGGACCATAGCTATTGAGGGATTGGCTCTGCAATTGCATTTATCCATCAGAGATTGCTTCAAAGCTGAAGCTTTTCAGGAAATGAAAAGATTGAGACTGTTGCGACTTGATCATGTACAACTCACCGGAGATTATGGGTATCTTTCTAAGCAACTGAGATGGATCTATTGGAAAGGATTTCCTCTAAATTACATACCTAACAACTTTTATCTGGAAGGTGTAATTGCTATTGATTTAAAGCACAGTAATCTTAAACTACTATGGAAAAAAACCCAGGTATATATTACAtgccattttcttttaaaactcataggttaattaaaaaagtaactGTTGCAAACcagtattttgtttttcattttgttatctaATCTTTTACAAAGAAACTATCTTGTAGGTTTTGCAGTGGCTAAAAATCCTCAATCTTAGTCATTCCAAGTATTTGACAGAAACCCCTGACTTTTCAGGACTACCGAGTCTTGAAAAACTCATTCTCAAAGATTGTCCAAGGTTGCGCAAGGTACACCAATCCATTGGAGATCTCCACAATCTACTTTTGATAAATTTGAAGGACTGTACAAGCCTTAGCAATCTCCCAAGAGagatatataaattgaaatctGTGGAAACTCTTATCCTATCTGGTTGTTTGAATATTGACATATTGGAAGAAGATATAGTGCAGATGGAATCCTTAACAACTCTAATTTCCGACAATACTGCTGTGAAACAAGTGCCCTTTTCAATAGTAAACTCAAAAAGCATTGGATATATATCCATATGTGGATTTAAAGGATTGTCACATGATGTTTTGCATTCTATCATTCTGTCTTGGATGCCTACGACAATGAATCCTCTATCTCATATTCGTTTGTTTTCTGGTACTTCATCAGTTTCCAAGCATCTGCTGCATAATGATTTGGGTGATCTACCACCAATGCTTAGCAGCATTTCAAACCTTCGAAGCTTTTTGGTGCAATGTGACACAGAGTTCCAGTTAGATAAACAAGTAAAGGCAATGCATATCGTTTATGGTGTTAATTATACAGAATTAGAAAATTCAAAGAATTACTTGAGGTCTGATTTTATTGGAATTGACAGATACCAAGTCTTCAATACTCTCACTGATGATAGCATATCTGAGGTTCCTtctctttacttttgtctatCTACCTTCACTATTCATATTAGCTATTAATTAAGAGAACATGAAATAAGCCTAATGAAGTATCTAAAAGAAACTTCAATACGCTTCTTCTTTTAGCACCTTTCCCTTCTATAACCACAAGTCTTCATTAAAAAGAACAAGATTTTAATATTCAACAAGCCATTCTCATATTAAGCATTAGCAAATTGATTTCCAGTTCTTTCTTGCTACACTTGCTTCATGTTTGTTAGATTCCCATTGatcatcaaaaaataattgaaagatCTGTATGACGTAAACAGAAATGCATCCTGATGATCTTCTGTTGATGGATACACATATAgctatgttttaatttattcaatacgtttaattctcttaaaatttccattttgtaatttgaaatgacaaaaaaatgattgaagaaCTCCATTTATACATCACAATTGGATAAATGATTAAGCTTTTTCGCTCATGCTACAGGAAATGGGAACCATTGAGGCTTGGCGGGATGTTTTGCTCCCAGGTGACAATCATCCTTACTGGTTGACCCATACAGGTGAGGGACATTCAGTGTGCTTTACTGTGCCTGAGGATTGTCCCTTGAAGGGAATGGCTTTGTGTGTTGGTTATTcatcaacccctaaaatcatggCAACCAAATGTCTTATTAGTGTCGTAATGGTTAATTACACAAAGTGCACCATCCAGATATTCAAGCGAGACACAGTAATTTCCTTTAATTATGAAGATTGGCAGGGCATAGTATCACATTTTGGTCCTGGAGACAAGGTGAAGATTTTTGTGCTTTTTGATCATGGATTAGTTGTCAAGAAGACAGCTGTCTATCTAGCGTGTGATAAATCAATTGGCAAGGAAATGGAGCCTCCGCCTTCTGCCGAAAAGTTCAGAAATATGTTAGTGGCAAAAGAACTGGTAACTGGATTAGTACCATTTGGCATGGTAATTGCCGACAAGCTCAAAGTAGTGGCAGTAGTGGCAGTACTGGTAGTAACAATTTGcaatatattcatatatatatatatataatatttatattatatattatattatatatatatatatatatatatgaaatcaaatgcataatatcATATTTCAATTATGAGATTATATATgagaattttatttatcattatattatatattgatcTTGAAAtgtataatatgatttattctcatataattaagttttatatctaagtgatctttataattttgattaattatagattagccacaacatctatattttgattaaaattatatattaaattgtttaaagatcatataaggaattagacataatattatgattaattgtactttatataatgaattttatcccacatgaatttttattatatttgtacaattaattgggataaaatgacattatttttcATGGTTTATCCACGGGATCATGAGGTATGTATAATTTgtcaattttatcataaagtaaaaatttacgatagaaaattaaattattttcatattgtaCCCGTAAAGCATGAATTTAAGTATGTAATTTGGTTATTTTATCAtaaggtttaattttttttattgaattaaaattttagtccacatgtaatttttatgtcataaaatttaattttctggtatgtttacattggaaaaagatataattaagattaatatggctcaaattttgacataaggCTTTAGATTTGGTAGCTTCTCAAACTGTTAGTTTTTCTGGTATTCAATGTGATGTTCCTAAACTCaaaggagataactataagatttggaaggagagaattcttctaTCATTGGGGTGAATGAACAtagactatgctataaggaaagacAAATCGCTTGCAATCACTGATGAAAGTAGCTTAGCTGATGTTGCGCTATATGAGCGGTGGGAGCGATCCAATCGGCTGGGATACGTGATTCTATCGACCAACATGAAAAGGTCCGAGACTTGCTTAAGGTCATTGAGGACCAGTTCATCACTTCAGATAAGGCTTTAGCAAGCACCCTGATCATGAAGTTCTCATCTCTTATGCTCACTAGTGTGAAAGGTGTGCGTGAGTACATAATGCATATGTGAGATATTTCATCTCAACTTAAGAAACTTGAGATTGATATGTCTAAGTTCTTCTTGATGCACTTCATTTTAAACACCCTTTCGCAAGAATATGGGTCGTGtaagatttcctacaacacacataaggacaaatggtctatcaatgaattaatgacTATGTGTGTCtaggaagaagaaaggcttgTAATGGAGATAGGTGAGAGTTCATTGCTAACAACTGCTTGTGGGAAGAAAAAAGCAACTAAGTCTCAAGCTAATCAGAAGGGGAGTGGTAAGACGATATTAAGATGGtggcaaagtgtttcttttgcatgaagaagggacacatgaagaagaatTGTCCCGGATTCCAGAAAtggcttgagaagaaaggtaaatcaatctcattagtatgttatgaatctaatatgattagtgttaatattaacaccttGTGGATTGATATCcatattgcaaattctttacagggtatgcaaaacctaaggaaacTAGTGGGAAGTGAGCAAAACATTTTATCAAGCAATAAGCTAGGCTCACCTATGGAGGCTATTGAAACTTGCATTTTAACTTTAAGTAGTgactttattttgaaattagaaaaGACCTTTTATGTACCAAGCTTTTCTCGAAACTTGATTTTTGTTTCTAGACTCATACCttttggatattcctttaattttaaagacacatcatttgagttattttataattctaaatgtgttgggaatggtatcttgtctgatggtctttatcttcttggtttacaaaatTATGTCACTTATAGTTCAATTCATATTCAAACAGTtagacaagtgacctcaataacttaagaggaggGGGTGAATTGAGTTTAAAAAATTTccccaaataaattttaattctctttttaaatgaaatatgtaGACTTAATAGAAAAGAAGTAAATAACAATTCAATTGATACTTCTTTAAAAtatgcaaattaaaattaaaatgcaataaattaaaggagtttagggaagagagaattgcaaactcagttttatactagtttggccacgccctgtgcctacgtccaaccCTTAAGTAAcctacttgagatttccactaacttgtaaatccttttacaaattcTGAACCGCTCAGGGATATCCTTTCCTTGTGTTCAGAAAAATTTACAGATCAAGAGACTCACTGTCTCTTTATTAACAATTGATTGCTTTGAAGTacagaaaaatgtttttctcttttagagaagaatAATACAAGTTGAAGAACTTATAAGAATCCTTaatgattttgcaagtgtttggctaAAGGTTTTCTTGTGAGAGGATAGGACAATCAATGTTCTAAAAAACTCTAAAGAATTTTGAGTActagtcacatatttatatgcCTTTGGTGACCTTTCAAAAACttgtgaagagttgtgacttttcagagttattttcaaaaatttcctcactagtaattgattatagatgtatggtaatcgattacacagttaattTTGAGGAGTTACAACTCTTcagttttgaatttcaaaatttctatgactggtaatcgattacatatttataattcaaattcaaaactttcTGAAAGTAGTTATAAAATAGTTTTgcctcttgtaatcgattacagtctcctggtaatcgattacacatttaaaattcaaattcaaatgttttctgaaaactgTTAAAAACTATTCTtgcttctagtaatcgattacagtctctagtaattgattaccaaagagaagcatattttttcaaaactgaAATTTACTTAAAAACTTTGTAAGGTGTTTGAAAGGTTAACTTttaaggccaaacctttgcaatctctttaagagattcttttaacatataaagGACTAATTGTTAATCGTTTCTCTTAATTTGTTGATCTTGACTTGGATTAACGTTGAATAGATTTCATctatttggcatcatcaaaaacttCATACAACATATGCATCTACACAAAATGGTATTAAAAGgtataatattaatgagaattcctgacaccggagattaggacatatctccattgagaggattaaaaggttagtgaaagatggggtactcaatactctagattttgttgactttaagacttgtgtggattgcattaagggtaagcagaccaacatgtctaagaaaggtgctaacaagagttcaagcatattagaaataattcatactaaTATTTATTGTCCAGATATGGATACATGTGGTCAGCTATACTTTATGACCTTTATAGATtattattcacgatatatgaatgtttatttgcttcataacaaaaatgaagcattggatgccttcaaagtctttaaggctgaagttgagaatCAATGtggtaagtaaataaaaatagtgagatcaAATAGAGGTGGAGAATACTATGATAGATATACTAAGAATGGGAAAACACCTGGTCTTTTTGCAAAGTTTCTttaagaacatgggattgttgcccagTATAATATGCCTAGTTCTCCaaatcagaatggtgtggcagaaagaaggaaccgaacattattggacatggtacagagtatgcttagcaactccaatcttcctaaatcatcgtgggctgaagcactaaagacgacagtgtatatattaaatcgtgttccaaccaaggctgtcCCAAAGATAccttttgagttgtttaaaggATGGAAATcgagtttgaaacatatgcgCGTTTGGGGTTGTTCGTCTAaggtgagaatatataacccacGAGAGAAGAAACTTGACCTGAGGACTATTAGCGGGTGTTTCATTGGATATGTcgaaaggtctaaaggttataggttttattGCCCATATcaaatgatgtaagctccattggagcttgtaggccttcgatcttcttc is a genomic window containing:
- the LOC100779338 gene encoding uncharacterized protein; protein product: MELESSSSSFSKPKSQWTYDVFINFRGEDTRRSFVCHLNCALSKAGVKTFLDEENLHKGMKLDELMTAIEGSQIAIVVFSKSYTESTWCLRELEKVIECNETYGQSVLPVFYNIDPSVVRHRDEKHDFGKVLKSTAEKNYSGEHLENALSRWSRALSEASKFSGWDASKFRNDAELVEKIVEDVLTKIEYDVLSITKFPVGLKSRVQKVIGFIENQSTRACIIVIWGMGGSGKTTAAKAIYNEINCRFGHKSFIEDIREVCSQTESKGLVSLQEKLLSDILKTNHQIQNVGMGTIMIEKRLSGKRVLIVLDDVNEIGQVEGLCGNCEWFGPGTVIIITTRDVGLLNTLKVDCVYEMEQMNENESLELFSWHAFDEAKPRKDFNELARSVVVYCGGLPLALRVLGSYLNNRRKNLWESVLSKLEMIPNGEVQKKLRISFDGLSDYMEKDIFLDVCCFFIGKDRAYVTDVLNGRKLHAKTVITDLIGRSLIRVEKNNKLGMHPLLQEMGREIIREKLWKEPGKRSRLWFHEDVLDVLTKNTGTEAIEGLALKSHLTSRACFKTCAFEKMKNLRLLQLDHAQLAGNYCYLSKQLKWICWQGFRSKYIPNNLYLEDVIAFDLKHSHLQLLWEEPQVLQWLKIFNVRLLWKNPKVLWNLKILNLSHSKDLTETPDFSTLPSLEKLILKDCPSLCKVHQSIGKLNNLLLINLKDCTSLSNLPKEIYKLKSLKTLILSGCSKINILENDIVQMESLITLIAENTAMKQVPFSFVISKSIGYISLCGFEGFSHSVFPSVIRYWMSPTMNPISYICSFPGKLSSLNSAIMQDNDLGDLAPMLSNLSNLRSVMVQCHTKFQLSEQLETILSDVYGVNYTKIEMTSQISKYSSKYYLNGIGNCEVLDTLSNSISEGMATSESCDVFLPGDNYPDWLAYMDEGYSVYFTVPDYCGMKGMTLCVVYISTPEIMATESLVSVLIVNYTKCTIQIHKRDTVISFNDVDWQGIISHLGPGDKVEIFVIFGNGLVIKKTSVYLMCDESINRETEPSLEPKKEIKNYAFVIFVNKILIVVAFGLFLFLFIYRSVVFPRREELFVLFEYHLSVFCITVASLFSQLTSSTSMEFASSSSSFPKSKSRWTYDVFINFSGEDLRKNFISHLSYALSKAGINTVLDGQQMELEELMKPEKSQISIVVFSKSYTESTWCLDELAKIIEIHETYGQRVVVVFYEIDPSHVRDQKGDFGKGLKAAARKRFSEEHLESGLSRWSQALTKAANFSGLDLKNCRDEAELVKQIVNDVLNKLEYEVRSVTKFPVGLESRVQEVIRFIENQSTKVCIIGIWGMGGVGKTTTAKAIYSQIHRRFMDKSFIESIRSVCETDSKGHVHLQEQLLSDVLNTKVKIHSIGMGTTIIEKRLSGKRVLIVLDDVNEIGQLEDLCGNCEWFGQGSVIIITTRDVGLLNLFKVDYVYKMEEMDENESLELFCLHAFGEPNPREDFNELARNVVAYCGGLPLALKVLGSNLRGRSNEEWESVLSKLKQIPNNEVQEILKISFDGLRDHMEKDIFFDVCCFFIGKDIAYVTDILNGCGLHADIGIPVLIERSLIKIEKNNKLGMHPLLQQMGREIIRGSSIKEPFIEPGKQSRLWFHEDVLDVLIKNTGTIAIEGLALQLHLSIRDCFKAEAFQEMKRLRLLRLDHVQLTGDYGYLSKQLRWIYWKGFPLNYIPNNFYLEGVIAIDLKHSNLKLLWKKTQVLQWLKILNLSHSKYLTETPDFSGLPSLEKLILKDCPRLRKVHQSIGDLHNLLLINLKDCTSLSNLPREIYKLKSVETLILSGCLNIDILEEDIVQMESLTTLISDNTAVKQVPFSIVNSKSIGYISICGFKGLSHDVLHSIILSWMPTTMNPLSHIRLFSGTSSVSKHLLHNDLGDLPPMLSSISNLRSFLVQCDTEFQLDKQVKAMHIVYGVNYTELENSKNYLRSDFIGIDRYQVFNTLTDDSISEEMGTIEAWRDVLLPGDNHPYWLTHTGEGHSVCFTVPEDCPLKGMALCVGYSSTPKIMATKCLISVVMVNYTKCTIQIFKRDTVISFNYEDWQGIVSHFGPGDKVKIFVLFDHGLVVKKTAVYLACDKSIGKEMEPPPSAEKFRNMLVAKELVTGLVPFGMVIADKLKVVAVVAVLVVTICNIFIYIYI